One Channa argus isolate prfri chromosome 15, Channa argus male v1.0, whole genome shotgun sequence DNA segment encodes these proteins:
- the atxn2l gene encoding ataxin-2-like protein isoform X2 has translation MSKTYLADRLRLCWTRNTMKPPSQSQSAPVRSLVFEGVYNNARMLHFLTAVVGSTCDVRVKNGTVYEGVFKTLSSQCELAVDAVHKCSNGDGGGGGGEGGGGGGGGGRRNQSSLPKIEDITDTMIFSPADMVTMTCRDVDLNFAVRDVFTDSAISSSRLNGEHREKVLQRWDADGNGENFELESDTSNGWDANEMFKFNEEAYGIKSTYDSTLSMYTVPLERGNSEVYRQREARAARLASEIESSTQYRRRVSLENDEGRSEEDKYSSVVRERDDRSSPGFSSASREGKYIPLPQRAREIGRSAGSLRGGSSSRTAAPTTSRHLPPGSSSPKPPSDRSSPLSLRTAYSPHQTQSSPPAVSSPPCNNPILPHSLSHPQALADTTSVNGVASRTSPKSQRLQSNRHLRTPNSQSSPAVPRAPKPETSSPDLSLVGPAYLDPTPSIVTTTTTTTTKPSGPTPLFPIDVNEILSTAAKERTESLSSPQDGKSSKAPSVQQISQLEELRKFGKEFRLQPSSSSSVSPASADPPQHISTPPADASSSSSPGSTKLATASSNLQQTTEAALPTTSPAAQTPTTPSAPQSSGFEVVHRGTTQILGSNEESCAESSERAEAVITANKQVKNSTLNPNAKEFLPIKGNSVLKPALAPTPPRPTPPTPSVVLPPPGGPSIYSSPSGHYLSYTTPFSIQGHTIQATQMFQYTMSTINQGKYPRAKGTVVGPRPEHHASPMISATASAAGPPLVASPYQQSYLQYGQLIQAMPPHYHGQPVYSMLQGGTRMLTSGAPPQPMAPPDPQYPGQAEGPQGPQQTMYAPQSFSHHSGSIHPPQPSSTPTGNQPPPQHTAPSPGHTQSNQGGPQPQSMFHSGGLAAPTPPNLPPGHSSPQASYTMQGYGLPTHQPLPHGFPSISQFTQAHVTAGMAGPHHSAGHGPPPVMLHYAHPQQGTCSNPQHGPPPQQGAPQQFYIGPAQAIQVQTHPTQQLSFHPSAN, from the exons ATGTCAAAGACATATCTAGCGGATCGTCTGCGTCTCTGTTG GACCAGGAACACAATGAAACCACCATCTCAGTCTCAGTCAGCTCCTGTGCGGAGCTTA GTATTTGAAGGTGTCTACAACAATGCCCGGATGCTTCATTTTCTCACCGCAGTCGTG GGTTCAACCTGTGATGTGAGAGTAAAAAATGGTACTGTGTATGAGGGAGTATTCAAGACTCTGAGCTCACAG TGTGAGCTGGCAGTGGATGCAGTCCATAAATGCAGCAAtggggatggaggaggaggaggaggtgagggaggaggaggaggaggaggaggaggaagaagaaaccAGTCCTCTTTGCCCAAAATAGAGGATATCACTGACACCATGATCTTCAGCCCTGCTGACATGGTCACCATGACCTGCCGGGATGTTGACCTCAACTTTGCAGTGAGAG ATGTGTTCACTGACTCAGCCATCAGCTCGTCTCGGCTGAATGGTGAGCACAGAGAGAAGGTGCTGCAGAGGTGGGATGCCGATGGAAATGGAGAAAACTTTGAGTTGGAATCTGACACA tctAACGGCTGGGATGCCAACGAAATGTTTAAGTTTAATGAAGAGGCATACGGCATCAAGTCCACCTATGACTCCACCCTCTCTATGTACAC TGTGCCTTTGGAGAGGGGGAACTCCGAAGTTTATCGTCAGCGTGAAGCACGAGCTGCTCGGTTAGCCAGCGAGATTGAGAGCAGCACACAGTACCGCCGGCGGGTGTCTTTAGAGAACGATGAGGGAAGGAGTGAGGAGGACAAATACAGCTCAGTGGTCCGAGAGAGGGATGACCGGTCTAGCCCTGGATTCTCTTCTGCCAGCAG GGAAGGTAAATACATTCCACTCCCACAGAGGGCTCGAGAGATCGGCCGGTCTGCTGGCAGCTTGAGGGGTGGATCCTCCAGTCGAACTGCTGCACCAACAACCTCCAGACACCTGCCACCCGGCTCCTCGTCACCCAAGCCTCCCTCCGATAGGAGCAGCCCCCTTTCTCTCAGAACTGCCTACTCTCCTCACCAAACTCAGAGCAGCCCGCCTGCCGTTAGCAGCCCTCCCTGCAACAATCCCATTCTCCCACACTCGCTCTCACATCCACAGGCGCTGGCTGACACAACATCTGTTAATGGAG TTGCCTCTAGAACGTCTCCTAAATCCCAGAGACTTCAGAGCAACAGACATCTGCGAACTCCAAACTCCCAGTCCTCACCTGCAG TCCCTCGTGCTCCAAAACCAGAGACCTCTTCCCCGGACCTCTCCCTGGTTGGCCCTGCCTATCTGGATCCCACCCCTTCCATTGTCacgacaacaaccacaactacCACCAAACCCTCTGGCCCCACCCCACTCTTCCCTATCGATG TGAATGAAATCCTCAGCACAGCAGCTAAAGAGCGGACCGAAAGTCTGTCCAGTCCACAGGATGGCAAGAGCAGCAAAG CTCCATCGGTCCAGCAGATATCACAGCTGGAGGAGCTCCGCAAGTTTGGCAAGGAATTTAGG ctgCAGCCCAGCTCATCTAGTTCAGTAAGCCCAGCCTCTGCAGATCCGCCTCAGCACATCTCAACACCACCCGCTGATGcgtcctcttcatcctccccCGGGTCAACTAAACTTGCCACCGCCTCTTCAAATCTGCAACAAACTACAGAGGCAGCTCTCCCCACTACATCCCCTGCTGCCCAGACTCCTACTACACCAAGTGCCCCCCAGTCCTCAGGGTTCGAGGTGGTGCATCGTGGAACTACCCAGATCCTCGGCAGCAACGAGGAGTCTTGTGCAGAGAGCAGTGAACGAGCAGAGGCTGTCATTACAGCTAACAA GCAAGTGAAAAACTCAACGCTGAATCCGAATGCAAAAGAATTTCTTCCCATAAAAGGAAATTCAGTATTG AAGCCTGCGTTGGCCCCCACCCCGCCTCGACCAACTCCTCCCACACCTTCTGTTGTCCTGCCTCCTCCAGGTGGGCCATCCATCTACAGTAGCCCATCTGGACACTACCTGTCTTACACCACCCCCTTCTCCATCCAAGGACACACTATCCAG GCTACACAAATGTTTCAGTACACCATGTCAACTATTAACCAGGGCAAATACCCCAGAGCCAAAG GGACAGTGGTAGGGCCCCGTCCAGAGCACCACGCCTCCCCCATGATCTCAGCCACAGCCTCAGCAGCAGGACCCCCACTGGTTGCTTCACCTTACCAACAGTCTTACCTGCAGTATGGTCAGTTAATCCAGGCGATGCCCCCACACTACCATGGCCAG CCTGTTTACTCAATGCTGCAAGGGGGTACAAGGATGTTGACATCTGGGGCCCCTCCTCAGCCAATGGCCCCGCCCGACCCCCAGTACCCTGGCCAAGCTGAAGGCCCACAGGGACCACAGCAAACTATGTATG CCCCTCAGTCATTTTCTCACCACTCAGGCTCCATCCATCCCCCTCAGCCCTCCAGCACTCCCACTGGGAATCAACCTCCACCCCAGCACACTGCACCCAGTCCAGGACACACTCAG TCAAATCAGGGTGGTCCTCAGCCTCAGTCTATGTTCCACTCTGGAGGTCTCGCAGCTCCAACCCCTCCTAACCTGCCCCCTGGCCACAGCTCCCCCCAGGCCTCCTACACCATGCAGGGATATGGTCTTCCCACCCACCAACCGCTGCCCCATGGCTTCCCTTCAATCAGCCAATTCACACAA GCTCATGTCACAGCTGGTATGGCAGGACCTCACCACTCTGCCGGTCATGGTCCCCCACCTGTGATGCTGCATTACGCACACCCTCAGCAGGGGACTTGCTCCAACCCTCAACACGGCCCCCCACCCCAACAGGGAGCACCGCAGCAGTTCTACATTGGACCCGCCCAAG ccaTTCAGGTCCAGACTCATCCGACCCAGCAACTGTCCTTCCATCCCTCTGCAAACTAA
- the atxn2l gene encoding ataxin-2-like protein isoform X1, with the protein MSKTYLADRLRLCWTRNTMKPPSQSQSAPVRSLVFEGVYNNARMLHFLTAVVGSTCDVRVKNGTVYEGVFKTLSSQCELAVDAVHKCSNGDGGGGGGEGGGGGGGGGRRNQSSLPKIEDITDTMIFSPADMVTMTCRDVDLNFAVRDVFTDSAISSSRLNGEHREKVLQRWDADGNGENFELESDTSNGWDANEMFKFNEEAYGIKSTYDSTLSMYTVPLERGNSEVYRQREARAARLASEIESSTQYRRRVSLENDEGRSEEDKYSSVVRERDDRSSPGFSSASREGKYIPLPQRAREIGRSAGSLRGGSSSRTAAPTTSRHLPPGSSSPKPPSDRSSPLSLRTAYSPHQTQSSPPAVSSPPCNNPILPHSLSHPQALADTTSVNGVASRTSPKSQRLQSNRHLRTPNSQSSPAVPRAPKPETSSPDLSLVGPAYLDPTPSIVTTTTTTTTKPSGPTPLFPIDVNEILSTAAKERTESLSSPQDGKSSKAPSVQQISQLEELRKFGKEFRLQPSSSSSVSPASADPPQHISTPPADASSSSSPGSTKLATASSNLQQTTEAALPTTSPAAQTPTTPSAPQSSGFEVVHRGTTQILGSNEESCAESSERAEAVITANKQVKNSTLNPNAKEFLPIKGNSVLKPALAPTPPRPTPPTPSVVLPPPGGPSIYSSPSGHYLSYTTPFSIQGHTIQATQMFQYTMSTINQGKYPRAKGTVVGPRPEHHASPMISATASAAGPPLVASPYQQSYLQYGQLIQAMPPHYHGQVQLQPVYSMLQGGTRMLTSGAPPQPMAPPDPQYPGQAEGPQGPQQTMYAPQSFSHHSGSIHPPQPSSTPTGNQPPPQHTAPSPGHTQSNQGGPQPQSMFHSGGLAAPTPPNLPPGHSSPQASYTMQGYGLPTHQPLPHGFPSISQFTQAHVTAGMAGPHHSAGHGPPPVMLHYAHPQQGTCSNPQHGPPPQQGAPQQFYIGPAQAIQVQTHPTQQLSFHPSAN; encoded by the exons ATGTCAAAGACATATCTAGCGGATCGTCTGCGTCTCTGTTG GACCAGGAACACAATGAAACCACCATCTCAGTCTCAGTCAGCTCCTGTGCGGAGCTTA GTATTTGAAGGTGTCTACAACAATGCCCGGATGCTTCATTTTCTCACCGCAGTCGTG GGTTCAACCTGTGATGTGAGAGTAAAAAATGGTACTGTGTATGAGGGAGTATTCAAGACTCTGAGCTCACAG TGTGAGCTGGCAGTGGATGCAGTCCATAAATGCAGCAAtggggatggaggaggaggaggaggtgagggaggaggaggaggaggaggaggaggaagaagaaaccAGTCCTCTTTGCCCAAAATAGAGGATATCACTGACACCATGATCTTCAGCCCTGCTGACATGGTCACCATGACCTGCCGGGATGTTGACCTCAACTTTGCAGTGAGAG ATGTGTTCACTGACTCAGCCATCAGCTCGTCTCGGCTGAATGGTGAGCACAGAGAGAAGGTGCTGCAGAGGTGGGATGCCGATGGAAATGGAGAAAACTTTGAGTTGGAATCTGACACA tctAACGGCTGGGATGCCAACGAAATGTTTAAGTTTAATGAAGAGGCATACGGCATCAAGTCCACCTATGACTCCACCCTCTCTATGTACAC TGTGCCTTTGGAGAGGGGGAACTCCGAAGTTTATCGTCAGCGTGAAGCACGAGCTGCTCGGTTAGCCAGCGAGATTGAGAGCAGCACACAGTACCGCCGGCGGGTGTCTTTAGAGAACGATGAGGGAAGGAGTGAGGAGGACAAATACAGCTCAGTGGTCCGAGAGAGGGATGACCGGTCTAGCCCTGGATTCTCTTCTGCCAGCAG GGAAGGTAAATACATTCCACTCCCACAGAGGGCTCGAGAGATCGGCCGGTCTGCTGGCAGCTTGAGGGGTGGATCCTCCAGTCGAACTGCTGCACCAACAACCTCCAGACACCTGCCACCCGGCTCCTCGTCACCCAAGCCTCCCTCCGATAGGAGCAGCCCCCTTTCTCTCAGAACTGCCTACTCTCCTCACCAAACTCAGAGCAGCCCGCCTGCCGTTAGCAGCCCTCCCTGCAACAATCCCATTCTCCCACACTCGCTCTCACATCCACAGGCGCTGGCTGACACAACATCTGTTAATGGAG TTGCCTCTAGAACGTCTCCTAAATCCCAGAGACTTCAGAGCAACAGACATCTGCGAACTCCAAACTCCCAGTCCTCACCTGCAG TCCCTCGTGCTCCAAAACCAGAGACCTCTTCCCCGGACCTCTCCCTGGTTGGCCCTGCCTATCTGGATCCCACCCCTTCCATTGTCacgacaacaaccacaactacCACCAAACCCTCTGGCCCCACCCCACTCTTCCCTATCGATG TGAATGAAATCCTCAGCACAGCAGCTAAAGAGCGGACCGAAAGTCTGTCCAGTCCACAGGATGGCAAGAGCAGCAAAG CTCCATCGGTCCAGCAGATATCACAGCTGGAGGAGCTCCGCAAGTTTGGCAAGGAATTTAGG ctgCAGCCCAGCTCATCTAGTTCAGTAAGCCCAGCCTCTGCAGATCCGCCTCAGCACATCTCAACACCACCCGCTGATGcgtcctcttcatcctccccCGGGTCAACTAAACTTGCCACCGCCTCTTCAAATCTGCAACAAACTACAGAGGCAGCTCTCCCCACTACATCCCCTGCTGCCCAGACTCCTACTACACCAAGTGCCCCCCAGTCCTCAGGGTTCGAGGTGGTGCATCGTGGAACTACCCAGATCCTCGGCAGCAACGAGGAGTCTTGTGCAGAGAGCAGTGAACGAGCAGAGGCTGTCATTACAGCTAACAA GCAAGTGAAAAACTCAACGCTGAATCCGAATGCAAAAGAATTTCTTCCCATAAAAGGAAATTCAGTATTG AAGCCTGCGTTGGCCCCCACCCCGCCTCGACCAACTCCTCCCACACCTTCTGTTGTCCTGCCTCCTCCAGGTGGGCCATCCATCTACAGTAGCCCATCTGGACACTACCTGTCTTACACCACCCCCTTCTCCATCCAAGGACACACTATCCAG GCTACACAAATGTTTCAGTACACCATGTCAACTATTAACCAGGGCAAATACCCCAGAGCCAAAG GGACAGTGGTAGGGCCCCGTCCAGAGCACCACGCCTCCCCCATGATCTCAGCCACAGCCTCAGCAGCAGGACCCCCACTGGTTGCTTCACCTTACCAACAGTCTTACCTGCAGTATGGTCAGTTAATCCAGGCGATGCCCCCACACTACCATGGCCAGGTACAACTGCAG CCTGTTTACTCAATGCTGCAAGGGGGTACAAGGATGTTGACATCTGGGGCCCCTCCTCAGCCAATGGCCCCGCCCGACCCCCAGTACCCTGGCCAAGCTGAAGGCCCACAGGGACCACAGCAAACTATGTATG CCCCTCAGTCATTTTCTCACCACTCAGGCTCCATCCATCCCCCTCAGCCCTCCAGCACTCCCACTGGGAATCAACCTCCACCCCAGCACACTGCACCCAGTCCAGGACACACTCAG TCAAATCAGGGTGGTCCTCAGCCTCAGTCTATGTTCCACTCTGGAGGTCTCGCAGCTCCAACCCCTCCTAACCTGCCCCCTGGCCACAGCTCCCCCCAGGCCTCCTACACCATGCAGGGATATGGTCTTCCCACCCACCAACCGCTGCCCCATGGCTTCCCTTCAATCAGCCAATTCACACAA GCTCATGTCACAGCTGGTATGGCAGGACCTCACCACTCTGCCGGTCATGGTCCCCCACCTGTGATGCTGCATTACGCACACCCTCAGCAGGGGACTTGCTCCAACCCTCAACACGGCCCCCCACCCCAACAGGGAGCACCGCAGCAGTTCTACATTGGACCCGCCCAAG ccaTTCAGGTCCAGACTCATCCGACCCAGCAACTGTCCTTCCATCCCTCTGCAAACTAA